A window of the Dioscorea cayenensis subsp. rotundata cultivar TDr96_F1 chromosome 14, TDr96_F1_v2_PseudoChromosome.rev07_lg8_w22 25.fasta, whole genome shotgun sequence genome harbors these coding sequences:
- the LOC120275310 gene encoding membrin-11-like, which yields MDPAGAGATAGGGGSLSEIYQNARRLLLRTRDGLARLERFESSSFSSAAASSSSSAPLGIGLDSPELSFSVKRDIAQIQSLCTDMDRLWRSIPAKGQRDLWKRKVEQVTEEVDSLKEGLDKLLLRQQKRMMEAKERAELFQRANGESEHVLRIFDDEAQALQSARNSSMMLEEAYATGVAVLSKYAEQRDRLKRAQRKALDILNTVGLSNSVLKLIERRHRVDKWVAYGGMIATIIVVYLFWRWTH from the exons ATGGATCCAGCCGGCGCCGGAGCCACAGCCGGAGGAGGTGGTTCGCTGTCGGAGATCTACCAGAACGCCCGCCGCCTTCTCCTCCGAACCAGAGATGGTCTTGCCCGCCTCGAGCGCTTCGagtcctcctccttctcctccgccGCGGCGTCATCATCGTCTTCGGCCCCACTGGGGATTGGCCTCGACTCGCCGGAGCTCTCCTTCTCCGTTAAGCGCGACATCGCCCAGATCCAATCCCTGTGTACCGACATGGACCGCCTCTGGCGCTCCATTCCTGCCAAGGGCCAACGCGATCTCTGGAAGAG GAAAGTAGAACAAGTAACAGAAGAGGTTGATTCACTCAAAGAAGGCCTTGACAAACTTCTTCTGCGTCAACAAAAACGGATGATGGAGGCTAAAGAGCGAGCAGAATTGTTTCAAAGAGCA AATGGCGAATCAGAGCATGTTTTGAGGATTTTTGACGATGAAGCACAAGCGCTTCAGTCAGCCCGCAATTCTTCTATGATGCTTGAAGAAGCTTATGCCACTGGGGTAGCTGTCCTATCCAAATACGCTGAACAGAGGGATCGTCTGAAG agAGCTCAAAGGAAAGCTTTGGACATTCTGAACACAGTCGGGCTCTCTAATTCTGTCCTGAAGCTGATTGAACGGCGCCACCGTGTAGACAAGTGGGTTGCTTATGGTGGCATGATAGCAACAATCATCGTCGTGTATCTGTTCTGGAGGTGGACTCATTGA